A window from Micromonospora terminaliae encodes these proteins:
- a CDS encoding NADPH-dependent FMN reductase, with the protein MTRIGIIIGSTRPGRNGETVARWVHEIASQRDDAHYELVDIKDFNLPHLDEMAPPSLGQYTQPHTLRWAEKIASFDGYVFVTPEYNHSTSGALKNAIDFLYAEWNNKAAGFVSYGSVGGTRAVEHLRLVVAELQMADVRAQVALSLFTDFENFSVFKPGDHQVGAVNTMLDQLAAWSGALATLRSGTTMATPQSGA; encoded by the coding sequence ATGACCAGGATCGGCATCATCATCGGCAGCACACGTCCCGGGCGTAACGGGGAGACCGTGGCCCGCTGGGTCCACGAGATCGCCTCGCAGCGCGACGACGCCCACTACGAACTCGTCGACATCAAGGACTTCAATCTCCCGCACCTCGACGAGATGGCACCGCCGTCGCTCGGCCAGTACACCCAGCCCCACACCCTCCGGTGGGCCGAGAAGATCGCCTCGTTCGACGGCTACGTCTTCGTCACGCCGGAGTACAACCACTCCACCTCCGGTGCGCTGAAGAACGCGATCGACTTCCTCTACGCCGAGTGGAACAACAAGGCGGCCGGGTTCGTCAGCTACGGCAGCGTCGGCGGCACCCGGGCCGTGGAGCACCTGCGCCTGGTGGTCGCCGAGCTGCAGATGGCGGACGTACGCGCCCAGGTGGCGCTCTCCCTCTTCACCGACTTCGAGAACTTCAGCGTCTTCAAGCCGGGCGATCACCAGGTGGGCGCCGTGAACACCATGCTCGACCAGCTGGCCGCCTGGAGCGGCGCCCTGGCGACCCTGCGGTCGGGCACGACGATGGCCACCCCGCAGTCCGGCGCGTAG
- a CDS encoding VOC family protein, with product MSRHFQVTFDAHDPRALSSFWRDVLGYVHPGPPGVDLPEGADPLAAWDDFLARIGVPEEQRNTRSAIEDPDGHGPRVFFQQVPEDKVAKNRVHLDVRVAPGLQGEERMAALEAECDRLVALGAKRVQRYEPEPPLSAGWITLTDPEGNEFCLD from the coding sequence ATGAGCCGCCACTTCCAGGTCACCTTCGACGCCCACGACCCGCGGGCGCTGTCGTCCTTCTGGCGCGACGTGCTCGGCTACGTCCACCCCGGCCCGCCCGGAGTCGACCTGCCCGAGGGCGCCGACCCCCTGGCCGCGTGGGACGACTTCCTGGCCCGGATCGGCGTACCGGAGGAGCAGCGCAACACGCGGTCGGCCATCGAGGACCCGGACGGGCACGGCCCGCGGGTGTTCTTCCAGCAGGTGCCGGAGGACAAGGTCGCCAAGAACCGCGTGCACCTCGACGTCCGGGTGGCGCCCGGGCTCCAGGGCGAGGAGCGGATGGCGGCGCTGGAGGCCGAGTGCGACCGGCTCGTCGCGCTCGGCGCGAAGCGGGTGCAGCGGTACGAGCCGGAACCTCCGCTGAGCGCCGGCTGGATCACGCTGACCGACCCCGAGGGCAACGAGTTCTGCCTGGACTGA
- a CDS encoding dihydrofolate reductase family protein produces MGKLVVTEFVTLDGVAQAPGEPDEDRAGGFAHGGWQAPLVDQETGAAMFAQARSMDALLLGRRTYEIFARYWPTAPAEIPFTGLLNAVPKYVASRTLNEPLGWANSMLLGDDLAEEVAELTDRHDALHVIGSLDLVQSLLRLRVVDRLHLWLHPLTLGSGKRLFADGTMPAAFRLTESVSHRNGILQLTYEAAGRPTYGNLAT; encoded by the coding sequence ATGGGCAAGCTGGTCGTGACGGAGTTCGTGACGCTGGACGGCGTGGCACAGGCGCCCGGGGAGCCCGACGAGGACCGGGCCGGCGGCTTCGCCCACGGCGGGTGGCAGGCGCCGTTGGTGGACCAGGAGACCGGCGCGGCCATGTTCGCGCAGGCCAGGAGCATGGACGCGCTCCTGCTGGGCCGCCGGACCTACGAGATCTTCGCGCGTTACTGGCCCACGGCGCCCGCGGAGATCCCTTTCACCGGCCTGCTCAACGCGGTGCCCAAGTACGTCGCGAGCCGCACCCTGAACGAGCCGCTCGGCTGGGCGAACTCGATGCTGCTCGGCGACGACCTCGCCGAGGAGGTCGCCGAGCTGACGGACCGCCACGACGCGCTCCACGTGATCGGGAGCCTGGACCTGGTGCAGTCGTTGCTGCGCCTGCGCGTCGTGGACCGGCTGCACCTGTGGCTCCACCCGCTGACGCTGGGCAGCGGCAAGCGCCTGTTCGCGGACGGCACCATGCCGGCCGCGTTCCGGCTCACCGAGTCGGTGAGCCATCGCAACGGCATCCTGCAACTCACGTACGAGGCGGCGGGACGGCCCACCTACGGCAACCTCGCCACCTAG